In Thioclava sp. GXIMD2076, one DNA window encodes the following:
- a CDS encoding orotate phosphoribosyltransferase produces the protein MIPASFPPKEEIARLTARMLLEIKAVHFNAREPFTLASGLPSPTYIDCRKLISFPRIRSTLMDFMAVTVMREAGFEAFDNVAGGETAGIPFAAMVAERLALPMTYVRKKPKGYGRNARIEGAMSEGERVLLVEDLTTDGGSKLSFVDAIRETGATCAHTTVIFYYGIFDETIPNLREHGVELSYLCTWWDVLAEARAQGAFDAETLDEVEAFLKAPRAWQDANKKD, from the coding sequence ATGATCCCCGCAAGCTTCCCCCCGAAAGAAGAGATCGCCCGCCTGACCGCGCGTATGCTGCTGGAAATCAAGGCCGTGCATTTCAATGCCCGCGAGCCCTTCACGCTGGCCTCGGGCCTGCCGTCGCCCACCTATATCGACTGCCGCAAGCTGATCAGCTTCCCGCGCATCCGCTCGACGCTCATGGATTTCATGGCCGTGACTGTGATGCGCGAGGCAGGTTTTGAGGCGTTCGACAACGTGGCCGGTGGCGAGACCGCGGGTATTCCCTTTGCCGCGATGGTGGCCGAGCGTCTCGCCCTGCCGATGACCTATGTGCGCAAGAAGCCCAAGGGCTATGGCCGCAATGCCCGTATCGAGGGTGCAATGTCCGAAGGCGAGCGCGTGCTGCTGGTCGAGGACCTGACCACCGATGGCGGCTCGAAACTGTCCTTCGTCGATGCGATCCGCGAGACCGGTGCGACCTGTGCCCATACCACTGTGATCTTCTATTACGGCATTTTTGACGAGACGATCCCGAACCTGCGCGAGCATGGTGTGGAGCTGTCGTATCTGTGCACATGGTGGGATGTTCTGGCCGAGGCGCGCGCCCAGGGCGCGTTTGATGCCGAGACGCTCGACGAGGTCGAAGCCTTCCTCAAAGCGCCCCGTGCGTGGCAAGACGCCAATAAAAAAGACTGA
- the pyrC gene encoding dihydroorotase yields the protein MTQITIPRPDDWHLHLRDGAMLKAIAPESARHFGRAIIMPNLVPPVVTGAQASAYRDRILKALPEGASFEPLMVLYLTEETDPEDVAAAHASGLVKAVKLYPAGATTNSASGVKDFDKVRPVLEKMAEIGLPLCVHGEVTSPEIDIFDREAVFIDRILDPVLRSVKGLRVVMEHVTTKDGVDYVKSQGDDMGATITTHHLIINRNHILVGGIKPHYYCLPVAKREVHRLALVEAATSGNPHFFLGTDSAPHTDHAKENPCGCAGCFTATNTMALLAHVFEAEGKLDNLAKFASENGPAFYRLPVNTATLTLSKTAEAAQWPAKIAVEDSPVTVFDPGFPCFWHVQD from the coding sequence ATGACCCAGATCACCATTCCCCGCCCCGATGACTGGCACCTGCATCTGCGTGATGGCGCGATGCTGAAGGCCATCGCCCCCGAAAGCGCCCGCCATTTCGGCCGCGCGATCATCATGCCCAATCTGGTGCCGCCGGTTGTGACCGGCGCTCAGGCTTCCGCCTATCGTGACCGTATCCTCAAGGCGCTGCCCGAAGGGGCGAGCTTCGAGCCGCTGATGGTGCTGTATCTGACCGAGGAGACCGACCCCGAGGATGTGGCGGCAGCCCATGCCTCGGGTCTCGTGAAAGCCGTGAAACTTTACCCCGCAGGCGCCACGACCAATTCGGCCTCGGGCGTGAAGGATTTCGACAAGGTCCGCCCCGTGCTCGAGAAGATGGCCGAGATCGGCCTGCCGCTCTGCGTGCATGGCGAGGTGACCTCGCCCGAGATCGATATCTTCGACCGCGAGGCAGTCTTCATCGACCGGATCCTCGATCCGGTTCTGCGCTCGGTCAAGGGGCTGCGCGTGGTGATGGAACATGTCACCACCAAGGACGGTGTGGACTATGTGAAATCGCAGGGCGACGATATGGGCGCCACGATCACCACGCACCATCTGATCATCAACCGCAACCACATCCTCGTGGGCGGGATCAAGCCGCATTATTACTGCCTGCCGGTGGCCAAACGCGAAGTGCATCGTCTGGCGCTGGTCGAGGCGGCAACCTCTGGTAATCCGCATTTCTTCCTCGGCACCGACTCGGCTCCGCATACCGATCATGCCAAGGAAAACCCCTGTGGCTGCGCGGGCTGTTTCACCGCAACCAACACGATGGCGCTTCTGGCGCATGTGTTCGAGGCCGAGGGCAAGCTGGATAACCTTGCGAAATTCGCAAGCGAGAATGGCCCGGCCTTCTACCGCCTGCCGGTGAACACGGCCACGCTTACGCTGAGCAAGACCGCTGAAGCCGCCCAGTGGCCCGCCAAGATCGCGGTGGAGGACAGCCCCGTGACCGTCTTCGATCCGGGCTTCCCCTGCTTCTGGCACGTCCAGGACTGA